The following are encoded together in the Erwinia sp. E602 genome:
- a CDS encoding isoaspartyl peptidase/L-asparaginase, which yields MVKATIAIHGGAGAIARASLDAETELRYRRALRDIITSGQLLLADGASALEVVTEAVRQLEECPLFNAGRGSVFTAAATHELDACVMEGHTLQAGAVASVSRVRNPVLAARAVLQHSPHVLFCGAGAESFAASHGLALVEPGFFSTPERRAQLTRAQASGQTLLDHDAAAGDPLDPDRKFGTVGAVALDAAGHLAAATSTGGMTNKQPGRIGDSPLPGAGCYASDGVAVSCTGTGEVFIRTLAAYDLDAQMRYGGLSLRQAAARLIDEKIVQFGGSGGLIAIDREGNVVLPFNSEGMYRGYGVVGDAPRVAIYAEDVQ from the coding sequence ATGGTCAAAGCTACGATTGCCATTCACGGCGGAGCGGGCGCGATTGCCCGCGCCAGCCTCGATGCTGAAACAGAGCTACGCTACCGCCGTGCGTTGCGCGACATTATCACCAGCGGCCAGCTGCTGCTGGCCGACGGTGCCAGCGCGCTGGAGGTGGTGACCGAGGCGGTGCGTCAGCTGGAAGAGTGCCCGTTGTTCAACGCCGGGCGCGGCTCGGTGTTTACCGCCGCGGCAACTCACGAGCTGGACGCCTGCGTAATGGAGGGCCACACGCTGCAGGCCGGCGCGGTGGCGTCGGTCTCGCGGGTGCGCAACCCGGTGCTGGCGGCGCGCGCGGTGTTGCAGCACAGCCCGCACGTGCTGTTCTGCGGCGCGGGCGCGGAATCGTTTGCGGCCAGTCATGGCCTGGCGCTGGTTGAACCGGGCTTCTTCTCCACCCCTGAACGGCGGGCGCAGCTGACGCGGGCGCAGGCCAGCGGCCAGACCCTGCTCGATCATGATGCCGCAGCAGGTGACCCGCTCGACCCGGATCGTAAATTTGGCACCGTCGGGGCGGTGGCGCTGGATGCCGCAGGCCACCTGGCGGCGGCGACTTCGACCGGCGGCATGACCAACAAACAGCCCGGCCGGATCGGCGACTCGCCGCTGCCGGGGGCCGGCTGCTACGCCAGCGACGGCGTGGCCGTTTCCTGCACCGGCACCGGCGAAGTGTTTATCCGCACGCTGGCCGCTTACGATCTCGATGCGCAGATGCGTTACGGCGGATTGTCGCTGCGGCAGGCCGCAGCCCGTCTGATAGATGAAAAAATTGTGCAATTCGGCGGCAGCGGCGGACTGATCGCCATCGATCGCGAGGGGAACGTGGTGCTGCCGTTTAACAGCGAAGGTATGTATCGCGGTTACGGCGTGGTCGGTGACGCCCCTCGCGTGGCGATCTACGCTGAGGACGTGCAATGA
- the moeB gene encoding molybdopterin-synthase adenylyltransferase MoeB, which translates to MHAELNDEEMLRYNRQIVLRGFDFDGQERLKAARVLVVGLGGLGSAASQYLAAAGVGHLTLLDFDRVSLSNLQRQVLHGEAQLGMAKVESARQRLQAINSQVGYRALDARLSETELAALVNDHHLVVDCCDNVATRERLNRVCFASKTPLVSGAAIRMEGQISVFRWGDDEPCYRCLSRLFGDATLSCVEAGVMAPLVGVIGSLQAMEAIRVLSDYGSTVAGQLLLYDAMTLQFRTLKVAKDPGCDVCSAPR; encoded by the coding sequence ATGCACGCGGAACTGAATGACGAAGAGATGCTGCGCTACAACCGCCAGATCGTACTGCGCGGGTTTGACTTTGACGGCCAGGAACGGCTGAAGGCCGCCAGGGTGCTGGTGGTCGGGCTGGGCGGGCTGGGTTCAGCCGCCAGCCAGTACCTGGCCGCCGCCGGGGTCGGTCATCTGACCCTGCTGGATTTTGACCGGGTGTCGCTCTCCAACCTGCAGCGCCAGGTGCTGCACGGCGAGGCGCAGCTGGGGATGGCAAAGGTCGAGTCCGCCCGCCAGCGGCTGCAGGCGATCAACTCGCAGGTCGGTTATCGCGCGCTGGACGCGCGGCTGAGCGAAACGGAACTGGCCGCGCTGGTTAACGATCATCATCTGGTGGTCGACTGCTGCGACAACGTCGCCACCCGCGAACGACTTAACCGCGTCTGCTTTGCCAGCAAAACGCCGCTGGTCTCCGGCGCGGCGATCCGTATGGAGGGGCAAATCAGCGTGTTTCGCTGGGGTGACGACGAGCCCTGCTACCGCTGCCTGAGCCGCCTGTTTGGTGACGCCACCCTGAGCTGCGTCGAAGCCGGGGTAATGGCCCCGCTGGTCGGGGTGATCGGCTCGCTGCAGGCGATGGAAGCGATCCGCGTGCTCAGCGATTACGGCAGCACGGTCGCCGGCCAGCTGCTGCTGTACGACGCCATGACCCTGCAGTTCCGCACGCTGAAGGTGGCGAAAGACCCCGGCTGCGACGTGTGTTCGGCCCCACGATAG
- the gsiB gene encoding glutathione ABC transporter substrate-binding protein GsiB has protein sequence MMNHSRKWLLTAGLLGSMAAVPAWAAKDITVAVGSNFTTLDPYDANDTLSQAVAKSFYQGLFGFDKEMKLQNVLAESYQVSDDGLNYTIKLRQGVKFQDGTDFNAAAVKANLDRASAPDNHLKRGNLFRPVAGTSVVDDHTVKITLKAPFSAFINTLASPVAAMISPDALKKYGKDIGFHPVGTGPYEFVTWNQTDFVKVKKFAGYWKPGYPKLDSITWRPVVDNNTRSAMLQTGEANFAFPIPFEQAKLLEKNSKVDLVTSPSIMQRYISFNVTQKPFDNPKVREAINYAINREALVKVAFAGYATPATGIVPPSIQYAQSYPALEYNPAKARELLKEAGYPNGFTTALWSSHNHSTAQKVLQFTQQQLAQVGIKVELTAMDAGQRAAQVEEKGQKESGVRMFYTGWSASTGEANWALTPLFATQSWPPAIFNTAFYSNPQVDKDLTDALNTTDGAKKAALYKDAQDRIWNDRPWAPLVVEKLVSANSKNLSGFYVMPDTSFSFDDADLK, from the coding sequence ATGATGAATCACTCGCGTAAATGGCTGTTAACCGCCGGTCTGCTCGGCAGCATGGCTGCCGTACCGGCCTGGGCGGCGAAAGATATTACCGTGGCGGTCGGCTCGAATTTCACCACGCTGGACCCGTACGATGCCAACGACACCCTGTCGCAGGCGGTGGCTAAATCCTTCTATCAGGGGCTGTTTGGCTTCGACAAAGAGATGAAGCTGCAGAACGTGCTGGCCGAGAGCTATCAGGTCAGCGACGACGGGCTGAACTACACCATTAAGCTGCGTCAGGGGGTGAAATTCCAGGACGGCACCGATTTCAACGCGGCGGCGGTCAAGGCCAACCTCGATCGCGCAAGCGCGCCGGACAACCACCTGAAGCGCGGCAACCTGTTCCGTCCGGTGGCCGGCACCAGCGTAGTGGACGACCATACGGTAAAAATTACCCTGAAGGCACCGTTCTCGGCGTTTATCAACACCCTTGCCAGCCCGGTGGCGGCGATGATTTCGCCGGACGCGCTGAAAAAGTACGGCAAGGATATCGGCTTCCACCCGGTGGGCACCGGCCCCTATGAGTTCGTCACCTGGAATCAGACCGATTTTGTGAAGGTGAAGAAGTTCGCCGGCTACTGGAAGCCGGGCTATCCGAAGCTTGACAGCATTACCTGGCGTCCGGTGGTGGACAACAACACCCGCTCGGCGATGCTGCAGACCGGTGAGGCCAACTTTGCTTTCCCGATCCCGTTTGAGCAGGCGAAGCTGCTGGAGAAAAACAGCAAGGTTGACCTGGTGACCTCACCGTCAATCATGCAGCGCTATATCAGCTTTAACGTTACCCAGAAGCCGTTTGACAACCCGAAGGTGCGTGAGGCGATTAACTACGCGATTAACCGTGAGGCGCTGGTGAAGGTGGCCTTTGCCGGTTACGCCACGCCGGCCACCGGCATTGTGCCGCCGTCGATTCAGTATGCGCAAAGCTATCCGGCCCTTGAGTACAACCCGGCGAAAGCGCGCGAGCTGTTGAAGGAAGCGGGCTACCCGAACGGCTTTACCACCGCGCTGTGGTCGTCACACAACCACAGCACCGCGCAAAAGGTGCTGCAGTTTACCCAGCAGCAGCTGGCGCAGGTGGGCATTAAGGTCGAACTGACGGCGATGGACGCAGGTCAGCGCGCCGCACAGGTGGAAGAGAAGGGGCAGAAAGAGAGCGGAGTCCGTATGTTCTACACCGGCTGGTCCGCCTCGACCGGTGAAGCCAACTGGGCGCTGACGCCGCTGTTTGCCACCCAGTCCTGGCCGCCAGCCATCTTTAACACCGCCTTCTACAGCAATCCGCAGGTGGATAAAGACCTGACCGACGCGCTGAACACCACCGACGGCGCGAAAAAAGCCGCGCTGTATAAGGATGCGCAGGACCGCATCTGGAACGATCGCCCGT
- a CDS encoding ABC-F family ATPase, translated as MLVSSNVTMQFGSKPLFENISVKFGGGNRYGLIGANGSGKSTFMKILGGDLVPTAGNVSLDPNERLGKLRQDQFAFEQYSVLDTVIMGHGELWAVKEERDAIYALPEMSEEDGYKVADLEVKYGEMDGYTAEARAGELLLGVGIPLEQHYGPMSEVAPGWKLRVLLAQALFSNPEILLLDEPTNNLDIDTIRWLEQVLNERNSTMIIISHDRHFLNMVCTHMADLDYGELRVYPGNYDEYMTAATQARERLLSDNAKKKAQINELQSFVSRFSANASKSRQATSRAKQIDKIKLDEVKASSRQNPFIRFEQDKKLFRTALTLEEVTKGFDNGPLFKKLSMLLEVGEKLAILGPNGIGKTTLLKTLIGEHQPDHGTVKWSENAQIGYYGQDHAHDFADDLNVFDWMSQWMQEGDDEQAVRSILGRLLFSQDDIRKPAKVLSGGEKGRMLFGKLMMQKPNVLIMDEPTNHLDMESIEALNMALEMYEGTLIFVSHDREFVSSLATRVIEMTPGKLNDFTGNYEDYLRSQGIV; from the coding sequence GTGCTAGTTTCCAGCAACGTCACCATGCAGTTTGGCAGTAAGCCGCTGTTCGAAAACATCTCTGTTAAATTTGGCGGCGGCAACCGCTATGGTCTGATCGGTGCTAACGGCAGCGGCAAGTCCACCTTTATGAAAATCCTCGGCGGCGATCTGGTGCCGACCGCCGGCAACGTCTCCCTCGATCCGAACGAGCGTCTGGGTAAACTGCGTCAGGATCAGTTCGCCTTTGAGCAGTACTCGGTGCTGGATACGGTGATCATGGGCCACGGCGAGCTGTGGGCGGTGAAGGAAGAGCGCGATGCCATTTACGCGCTGCCGGAAATGAGTGAAGAAGACGGCTATAAAGTGGCCGATCTGGAAGTTAAGTACGGCGAAATGGACGGTTATACCGCCGAGGCGCGCGCCGGTGAACTGCTGCTGGGCGTGGGTATTCCGCTGGAGCAGCACTACGGCCCGATGAGCGAAGTGGCACCCGGCTGGAAACTGCGCGTGCTGCTGGCACAGGCGCTGTTCTCTAACCCGGAAATTCTGCTGCTTGACGAACCGACGAACAACCTGGACATCGATACCATTCGCTGGCTGGAGCAGGTGCTGAACGAACGTAACAGCACCATGATCATCATCTCGCACGACCGCCACTTCCTGAATATGGTCTGCACGCATATGGCCGATCTCGACTACGGCGAGCTGCGCGTTTATCCGGGCAACTATGACGAGTATATGACTGCGGCGACCCAGGCCCGCGAGCGTCTGCTGTCGGATAACGCCAAGAAGAAGGCACAGATTAACGAACTGCAGTCGTTCGTCAGCCGCTTCAGCGCCAACGCCTCGAAATCCCGTCAGGCCACCTCACGCGCCAAGCAGATCGATAAGATCAAGCTCGACGAAGTGAAGGCCTCCAGCCGCCAGAACCCGTTCATCCGCTTCGAGCAGGACAAAAAGCTGTTCCGTACCGCGCTGACGCTGGAAGAGGTGACCAAAGGTTTCGACAACGGTCCGCTGTTTAAAAAACTGAGCATGCTGCTGGAAGTGGGCGAAAAGCTGGCGATCCTCGGCCCGAACGGTATCGGTAAAACCACGCTGCTGAAAACGCTGATCGGCGAGCATCAGCCCGATCACGGCACGGTTAAATGGTCCGAGAACGCGCAGATTGGCTATTACGGCCAGGATCACGCCCATGACTTCGCCGACGACCTCAACGTCTTCGACTGGATGAGCCAGTGGATGCAGGAGGGCGACGATGAGCAGGCGGTGCGCAGCATTCTGGGTCGCCTGCTGTTCAGCCAGGACGATATCAGGAAGCCGGCTAAGGTGCTGTCCGGTGGTGAGAAGGGCCGTATGCTGTTCGGCAAGCTGATGATGCAGAAGCCGAACGTGCTGATTATGGATGAGCCGACTAACCACCTCGATATGGAGTCGATCGAAGCGCTGAACATGGCGCTGGAGATGTACGAAGGCACGCTGATCTTCGTCTCCCATGACCGCGAATTCGTCAGCTCGCTGGCCACCCGCGTGATTGAGATGACTCCGGGCAAACTGAACGACTTCACCGGTAACTACGAAGACTACCTGCGCAGCCAGGGTATCGTTTAA
- a CDS encoding MFS transporter codes for MPLVTQTFNHKAFARIAMVMAFVQFTNALEYMAFTPVFAFMAEGFSVPVTFSGYVSGMYTLGAVLSGIAAFYWIHRFNKKRFLIKNMLLLGVLTFLSTLTADFDTLLVLRFCAGLVGGTTMGVGISILINAAPENLRGKMLATVIASFSMVSIVGMPAVLFLCTHYGWHTALWLIGLLCLVSVPLIIFILPGDAVPSDMKSSLSVNTRTLLFASCTALVQFSPMLIIPILTPLMMQFLGAQQHLLPLLFLSGGVAGYLATKITGILTSRLSALMLATLSTLLFIASLLIPALGYHHAFLFITLFLAASYSRLVCASSVAVRYPEDEQRASFSSLQSAMMYLITTFAFFLCSLLLPEQGITTQNLNRVLVVSALAASGFPILVIILQKKLAKRTIQPDHPIVD; via the coding sequence ATGCCACTGGTCACACAAACGTTTAATCATAAAGCCTTTGCGCGGATAGCCATGGTAATGGCTTTTGTTCAGTTCACCAATGCGCTGGAGTACATGGCGTTCACGCCCGTATTTGCTTTTATGGCAGAGGGGTTTTCGGTTCCCGTAACATTTTCTGGCTATGTCTCTGGTATGTACACGCTGGGTGCTGTCCTTTCCGGAATTGCTGCTTTTTACTGGATCCACCGGTTTAATAAAAAACGGTTCCTGATCAAGAATATGCTGCTGCTGGGAGTGCTGACATTTTTGTCCACACTCACGGCTGATTTTGACACGCTGCTGGTGCTGCGATTTTGCGCAGGATTGGTGGGTGGCACAACAATGGGTGTGGGTATAAGCATTCTGATCAATGCGGCCCCGGAAAACTTACGTGGAAAAATGCTGGCAACGGTGATTGCATCATTTTCTATGGTCAGTATCGTCGGTATGCCGGCTGTCTTATTTCTTTGCACGCACTATGGCTGGCACACTGCGCTGTGGTTGATCGGTTTACTTTGTCTGGTGTCTGTACCCTTGATAATATTTATCCTTCCGGGAGATGCCGTACCATCAGACATGAAGTCCAGCCTGTCTGTTAATACCCGAACCTTGCTTTTCGCCTCCTGCACTGCACTGGTACAGTTTAGTCCGATGCTGATTATTCCTATTCTGACGCCACTAATGATGCAGTTTCTGGGGGCACAACAGCACCTGTTGCCATTATTGTTCTTAAGTGGCGGGGTTGCTGGTTATCTGGCGACAAAAATAACAGGGATCCTGACGTCACGTTTGTCTGCTCTGATGCTGGCAACCCTTTCAACGCTGCTCTTTATAGCCAGTTTGCTGATTCCTGCGCTGGGCTATCATCATGCATTTCTGTTTATAACCCTGTTTCTTGCGGCCTCATACAGCCGGCTTGTTTGCGCTTCGTCTGTCGCTGTGCGGTATCCTGAGGATGAACAACGCGCCAGTTTTTCTTCACTACAGTCAGCAATGATGTACCTGATAACCACTTTCGCATTCTTTCTGTGTTCCTTATTACTACCTGAGCAGGGCATAACAACGCAAAATCTAAACAGAGTGCTGGTTGTCAGTGCGTTGGCCGCATCCGGATTTCCCATATTAGTCATCATACTTCAAAAGAAACTGGCTAAACGCACTATCCAGCCTGACCACCCGATCGTTGATTAA
- the gsiA gene encoding glutathione ABC transporter ATP-binding protein GsiA, with translation MSDVQPPRIPVLEVNNLSVSFQHQQQRIQAVNDLSLSVGQGETLAIVGESGSGKSVTSLALMRLIEQGGGRIDSGEIWLSRPGQPRVDLARLPQQQMRSLRGADIAMIFQEPMTSLNPVFPVGEQIAESIRLHQGKSHQQALHEARRMLDLVRIPDANNVLTRYPHQLSGGMRQRVMIAMALSCRPALLIADEPTTALDVTIQAQILQLIRVLQKEMQMAVIFITHDMGVVAEMADRVQVMLRGDVVETGSVEAIFSRPQQPYTRALLAAVPTLGEMAGRPLPAKFPLVENGQRGDETPQDTVVSGVPPVLQVANLTTRFDLRSGLLNRVTRRVHAVEKVSFDLWPGETLALVGESGSGKSTTGRSLLRLVESQHGTITFNGQRIDQLNGAALSHLRRDIQFIFQDPYASLDPRQTVGFSIMEPLLIHGIARGREAQQRVAALLERVGLLPEHAQRYPHEFSGGQRQRICIARALALKPKVVIADESVSALDVSIRAQIINLLLDLQREDGIAYLFISHDMAVVERISHRVAVMYLGQIVEMGPRQAVFENPQHPYTRKLMAAVPVACPGQRRRERALLVDEIPSPLRAPGDEPLVAPLVEVSAGHFVARHTISRA, from the coding sequence ATGAGCGACGTTCAGCCCCCGCGCATCCCGGTGCTGGAGGTCAACAACCTCAGCGTCAGCTTTCAGCACCAGCAGCAGCGCATCCAGGCGGTTAACGACCTGTCGCTGAGCGTAGGCCAGGGCGAAACGCTGGCCATCGTCGGCGAGTCCGGCTCCGGCAAGTCGGTCACCTCGCTGGCGCTGATGCGGCTGATCGAACAGGGCGGCGGACGCATCGACAGCGGTGAAATCTGGCTGTCGCGCCCCGGCCAGCCGCGCGTCGATCTGGCCCGCCTGCCGCAGCAGCAGATGCGCAGTCTGCGCGGTGCCGATATTGCAATGATCTTCCAGGAGCCGATGACCTCGCTGAACCCGGTGTTCCCGGTCGGCGAACAGATTGCCGAATCGATCCGCCTGCACCAGGGCAAAAGCCATCAGCAGGCGCTGCACGAGGCGCGGCGGATGCTCGATCTGGTGCGCATTCCCGATGCAAACAACGTGCTGACCCGCTATCCGCACCAGCTCTCTGGCGGCATGCGTCAGCGGGTGATGATCGCCATGGCGCTCTCCTGCCGCCCGGCGCTGCTGATCGCTGACGAACCGACCACCGCGCTGGACGTCACCATTCAGGCGCAGATCCTGCAGCTGATCCGCGTGCTGCAGAAAGAGATGCAGATGGCGGTGATCTTTATCACCCACGACATGGGGGTGGTGGCGGAGATGGCCGATCGCGTGCAGGTGATGCTGCGCGGCGACGTGGTTGAAACCGGCAGCGTGGAGGCGATCTTCTCCCGCCCGCAGCAGCCCTATACCCGGGCGCTGCTGGCGGCGGTGCCGACGCTCGGTGAAATGGCCGGACGGCCGCTGCCGGCGAAGTTCCCGCTGGTCGAAAACGGCCAGCGCGGCGACGAAACGCCGCAGGATACGGTAGTGAGCGGCGTGCCGCCGGTGCTGCAGGTGGCCAACCTGACCACCCGCTTTGACCTGCGCAGCGGGCTGCTCAATCGCGTGACCCGCCGCGTACACGCGGTGGAGAAGGTCAGCTTCGATCTCTGGCCCGGGGAGACACTGGCGCTGGTCGGCGAGTCCGGCAGCGGCAAGTCGACCACCGGCCGCTCGCTGCTGCGGCTGGTTGAGAGCCAGCACGGCACCATCACCTTTAACGGCCAGCGCATTGACCAGCTCAATGGTGCGGCACTGTCGCACCTGCGGCGCGATATCCAGTTTATCTTCCAGGATCCTTACGCCTCGCTCGACCCGCGGCAGACGGTCGGTTTTTCGATTATGGAGCCGCTGCTGATCCACGGCATCGCCCGCGGCCGTGAGGCGCAGCAGCGGGTGGCGGCCCTGCTGGAGCGGGTCGGGCTGCTGCCGGAGCACGCGCAGCGCTACCCGCACGAGTTTTCCGGCGGCCAGCGGCAGCGGATCTGTATCGCCCGCGCGCTGGCGCTGAAGCCGAAGGTGGTGATCGCCGATGAGTCGGTGTCGGCGCTGGACGTCTCGATCCGCGCGCAGATCATCAACCTGCTGCTCGACCTGCAGCGCGAAGACGGCATCGCTTACCTGTTTATCTCGCATGATATGGCGGTGGTGGAACGCATCAGCCACCGGGTGGCGGTGATGTACCTCGGCCAGATCGTCGAGATGGGGCCGCGCCAGGCGGTGTTCGAGAATCCGCAGCACCCCTACACCCGTAAACTGATGGCCGCCGTGCCGGTCGCCTGTCCCGGCCAGCGGCGGCGCGAGCGGGCGCTGCTGGTGGATGAGATCCCCAGCCCGCTGCGCGCGCCGGGGGATGAGCCGCTGGTGGCACCGCTGGTTGAGGTCAGCGCCGGCCACTTTGTTGCCCGGCACACCATCAGCCGCGCATAA
- a CDS encoding sensor domain-containing diguanylate cyclase, protein MTDHLRSTPSYGGKLSLRQMMIVFLLVISGAVTAVNGWIIWNSWNSALNTARDNAHNLAQSLSRQAEDTFLQVDLTLQDLRDRIKLIGLRHERNGYLQSMLTERKAALPQLSGIFIYDAAGNWVVTSDGNIPQRANNSDRNYFRYHATHDDPGVHIGTVIRSRSSGRLVIPVSMRLNNDDGSFRGVVMASVSLDFFRTVYGYYNLGRQDVLALMQNDGTILYLRPFQDSAVNQNIASSPLFTRLLKDAPSGTAIYKSALDGVERVFGYASLPRYPLVVAAGYAKQPLMQAWLPTISVYIALCTILLLLLMWLGLLLLRHISLDLANQQELTRVRDKLTASNHTLQSLALIDSLTGLANRRHFDLWLQRSIERSQKLHTPLALMMIDVDAFKAFNDRYGHPAGDACLTQIASALSALPHRSDDLIARYGGEEFAVIMPGCSLPAAAAFARRAIAAIAALQIPHGDATAVQQVVTISVGLQVMTGGKDALSGPRLVAEADNALYAAKRAGKNRLVIYGDEPDNAGPSPED, encoded by the coding sequence ATGACCGATCACCTTCGCAGCACCCCATCCTACGGCGGAAAACTGTCATTACGTCAGATGATGATTGTTTTTCTGCTGGTGATCTCCGGTGCGGTAACCGCGGTGAACGGCTGGATTATCTGGAACTCCTGGAACAGCGCCCTCAATACCGCCAGAGACAACGCCCACAACCTCGCCCAGTCGCTGTCGCGCCAGGCGGAAGATACCTTTCTCCAGGTTGACCTGACGCTGCAGGATCTGCGCGATCGCATCAAGCTGATCGGCCTGCGCCACGAACGCAACGGCTATCTGCAGTCGATGCTCACCGAGCGCAAGGCCGCGCTGCCGCAGCTGAGCGGCATCTTTATTTATGATGCTGCCGGTAACTGGGTGGTGACCTCCGACGGCAACATTCCGCAGCGCGCCAACAACAGCGACCGCAACTACTTTCGCTATCACGCCACCCATGACGATCCGGGCGTGCATATCGGCACGGTGATCCGCAGCCGCTCCTCCGGGCGGCTGGTGATCCCGGTATCGATGCGGCTGAACAATGACGACGGCAGCTTCCGCGGCGTGGTGATGGCCTCGGTCAGCCTGGATTTCTTCCGCACCGTGTATGGCTACTACAACCTCGGCCGGCAGGACGTGCTGGCGCTGATGCAGAACGACGGCACCATCCTTTACCTGCGGCCGTTCCAGGACAGCGCCGTTAACCAGAATATTGCCAGCAGTCCGCTGTTCACCCGGCTGCTAAAGGACGCCCCCAGCGGCACCGCGATCTACAAATCGGCGCTCGACGGGGTGGAACGCGTGTTTGGCTACGCCAGCCTGCCGCGCTACCCGCTGGTGGTCGCCGCCGGTTACGCAAAGCAGCCGCTGATGCAGGCGTGGTTACCGACCATCAGCGTCTATATTGCGCTCTGTACCATTCTGCTGCTGCTGCTGATGTGGCTCGGCCTGCTGCTATTGCGCCATATCAGCCTTGACCTCGCCAACCAGCAGGAGCTGACCCGGGTACGTGATAAGCTCACCGCCAGCAACCATACGTTGCAGTCGCTGGCGCTGATCGACAGCCTGACCGGGCTGGCCAACCGCCGTCACTTCGACCTGTGGTTGCAACGCAGCATCGAGCGATCGCAGAAGCTGCATACCCCGCTGGCGCTGATGATGATTGACGTTGACGCGTTTAAAGCCTTTAACGACCGCTACGGCCACCCGGCCGGCGACGCCTGTCTGACGCAGATCGCCAGCGCGCTAAGCGCCCTGCCGCACCGCAGCGACGATCTGATCGCCCGCTACGGCGGCGAAGAGTTTGCGGTGATTATGCCCGGCTGTTCGCTGCCGGCCGCAGCGGCCTTTGCCCGCCGGGCGATTGCGGCGATTGCCGCACTGCAAATTCCGCACGGGGATGCCACAGCGGTCCAGCAGGTGGTGACCATCAGCGTCGGGCTACAGGTGATGACAGGGGGTAAGGATGCGCTCAGCGGGCCACGACTGGTCGCAGAGGCGGATAACGCGCTGTATGCCGCAAAACGGGCGGGGAAAAACCGGCTGGTAATTTACGGCGATGAGCCTGACAACGCAGGCCCATCGCCGGAGGATTAA
- the moeA gene encoding molybdopterin molybdotransferase MoeA, giving the protein MEPFTAGLISFEQALDTLLARITPLQDAETLPLPAAAGRIAARPVTSPIDVPPFDNSAMDGYALRMADLTGAPLPVAGTVLAGAPWQGEWPTGSCLRIMTGAPIPPGCEAVVMQEQTQQQEERIILTAAVSAGQNIRRAGEDIRQGNVVLQAGQRLGPAELPLLASLGVADVAVVRPLRVAILSTGDELQSPGQPLAPGQIYDTNRFAVHLMLNKLGCEVIDLGIIRDDPAALRAAFIEADTVADVVISSGGVSVGVADYTRQMLEELGEVAFWKLAIKPGKPFAFGRLANSWFCGLPGNPVSAVLTFYQLVQPLLAKLAGQQGAALPPRQRVRASGPLKKSPGRLDFQRGVLSRAEDGSLQVASSGHQGSHVFSSYQHANCFIVLERERGNVEAGEWVEVEPFNALLES; this is encoded by the coding sequence ATGGAACCCTTTACCGCCGGCCTGATCTCGTTCGAACAGGCCCTCGATACCCTGCTGGCACGCATCACGCCGCTGCAGGACGCTGAAACCCTGCCGCTGCCCGCCGCCGCCGGACGCATCGCCGCCCGTCCTGTCACCTCTCCAATCGACGTACCGCCGTTTGATAACTCGGCGATGGACGGTTACGCGCTGCGCATGGCCGACCTGACGGGCGCGCCGCTGCCGGTGGCCGGCACCGTGCTGGCCGGTGCCCCCTGGCAGGGCGAGTGGCCGACGGGCAGCTGCCTGCGCATTATGACCGGCGCACCGATCCCACCGGGCTGTGAGGCGGTAGTGATGCAGGAGCAGACGCAGCAGCAGGAAGAGAGGATTATCCTCACCGCGGCGGTGAGCGCCGGGCAAAATATTCGCCGCGCGGGGGAAGATATCCGTCAGGGCAACGTGGTACTGCAGGCCGGACAACGCCTCGGCCCGGCCGAGCTGCCGCTGCTGGCCTCGCTGGGCGTTGCCGACGTCGCGGTGGTCAGGCCGCTGCGGGTGGCGATCCTCTCCACCGGCGACGAATTGCAGTCGCCGGGCCAGCCGCTGGCACCCGGACAGATCTACGATACCAACCGCTTTGCGGTACATCTGATGCTGAACAAGCTCGGCTGCGAGGTCATCGACCTCGGGATTATTCGCGACGACCCCGCCGCGCTGCGCGCCGCCTTTATCGAGGCCGATACCGTCGCCGACGTGGTGATCAGCAGCGGCGGCGTCTCGGTGGGCGTCGCCGACTATACCCGGCAGATGCTCGAGGAGCTGGGAGAAGTCGCCTTCTGGAAGCTGGCGATCAAACCCGGCAAACCCTTCGCCTTCGGGCGTCTGGCCAACAGCTGGTTCTGCGGCCTGCCGGGCAATCCGGTCTCCGCCGTGCTGACCTTCTACCAGCTGGTGCAGCCGCTGCTGGCGAAACTGGCCGGGCAGCAGGGGGCAGCGCTGCCGCCGCGCCAGCGGGTGCGCGCCTCCGGCCCGCTGAAAAAATCCCCCGGCCGCCTCGACTTCCAGCGCGGCGTCCTGTCGCGGGCGGAGGACGGCTCGCTGCAGGTGGCCAGCAGCGGCCATCAGGGCTCGCACGTGTTCAGCTCTTACCAGCACGCCAACTGCTTTATCGTGCTGGAGCGCGAACGCGGCAACGTGGAGGCGGGCGAGTGGGTTGAGGTGGAACCGTTCAACGCCCTGCTGGAGAGCTGA